A region from the Methylovorus glucosotrophus genome encodes:
- a CDS encoding response regulator codes for MSSTATIILIEDEVQIQRFVHAALEDAGFTVHSTPSGKQGVIDTGTRKPDAIILDLGLPDMDGIDVIRQIRSWSNVPMIVLSARTQEAQKVSALDAGADDYLTKPFGTAELLARIRAQLRRHSQAGNTAQESVFTMGDIRVDLVNRQVHRGDALISLTPIEFRLLATLIRYAGRVVTQRQLLKEVWGPSHIESGHYVRIYMGHLRHKLEADPAQPRYLLTETGVGYRLLADAD; via the coding sequence ATGAGCAGCACGGCCACCATCATCCTGATTGAAGATGAAGTCCAGATTCAGCGTTTTGTCCACGCTGCGCTGGAAGATGCCGGTTTCACCGTGCACAGCACGCCCAGCGGCAAACAAGGGGTGATTGATACCGGCACGCGCAAACCGGATGCCATCATTCTCGACCTCGGCTTGCCGGATATGGATGGCATAGACGTCATTCGCCAGATTCGCAGCTGGAGCAATGTGCCAATGATAGTGCTCTCGGCCCGCACGCAGGAGGCGCAGAAAGTCAGCGCACTGGATGCCGGCGCCGATGATTACCTGACCAAGCCGTTTGGTACGGCCGAGTTGCTGGCACGCATACGCGCCCAGTTACGGCGACATTCGCAGGCGGGCAATACGGCACAGGAGAGCGTTTTCACCATGGGAGATATTCGGGTGGACCTGGTGAATCGCCAGGTGCATCGCGGCGATGCGCTGATCAGTCTCACGCCCATCGAGTTCAGGTTATTGGCCACGCTGATCCGCTATGCCGGGCGCGTGGTCACCCAACGCCAGCTCTTGAAGGAAGTCTGGGGCCCCAGCCATATCGAGAGTGGACATTATGTGCGCATCTACATGGGCCATCTGCGCCACAAGCTGGAGGCTGACCCGGCCCAACCGCGCTACCTGCTGACGGAGACCGGTGTGGGCTATCGCCTGCTGGCAGACGCTGACTGA
- a CDS encoding AsmA family protein: MPPLFSRPLFRTFWITLLLLLIALGACELAGWPFLRAPAQQFLSEKLERRIVITAPFELHLLSGIYLRAGGLNISAPDTFKVPHFVDVKEAELRLRYRDLLTLQPGDAYRIKSLRVEEIDARVLRNRDGVSTWQFKQDDQEPPRPFPIFENLVIHNGTAVVRDALSEADLDLRFNTQEGTEQTASKPASAAMQSNVDIEGKLHKEALRGHLATSGFLPIASLKESNDTVRSKGWVEYGGLRADFDGQVADALGEQSIKGTLTVKGPSLSLFGNLVSTVLPTTAPFTLTTRLQKEGGLWLADVTSAHIGSSDLTGKFKYDLRPTTPLLTGDIRGKRFVLADLGPAFGTATEAEAGDNAPRTRAIPDKPLNLPALNKMDARISILMDYVDLGSAFQRPIAPLKATLQLEKGKLGLADIDANTADGSLSGMISVDASKLNGLEADVKKLPPEAIPVWRAELAWKNIDLYKWLKISQTQRENAKKENKPEPQPYLTGRLNGNAKLDGKGQTTAELLGSLDGNVFMAVRDGSVSHLIVEALGLDIAQALGVMIQGDSPVPLQCAVIDMQATHGILSPRVGLMDTPVTRVLTDGHIDMGKEQLDLRLVAKPKNVSPLTVRSPIHVQGSFLQPEVSIEKTPIALRVIGGIALGLINPLAAILPFVDPGNGKQASCAEVLQQLKQEATPAKTQH, translated from the coding sequence ATGCCACCGCTATTTTCCCGCCCATTGTTCCGCACCTTCTGGATTACGCTGCTTCTGCTGCTGATTGCACTTGGCGCCTGCGAGCTGGCGGGCTGGCCGTTTCTGCGGGCGCCGGCACAACAGTTTCTGAGTGAAAAGCTGGAGCGCAGGATTGTCATCACCGCGCCGTTTGAGCTGCATCTCCTCAGCGGGATTTATCTGCGCGCCGGTGGCCTGAATATCTCCGCGCCGGATACTTTCAAGGTGCCGCATTTTGTGGATGTGAAAGAAGCCGAACTGCGGCTGCGCTATCGTGATTTGCTCACGCTCCAACCTGGCGATGCCTATCGCATCAAGAGCCTGCGCGTGGAAGAGATTGACGCCCGCGTGCTGCGCAATCGGGATGGCGTATCCACCTGGCAATTCAAGCAGGATGACCAGGAACCGCCACGGCCCTTCCCCATCTTTGAAAACCTGGTAATTCATAACGGCACGGCAGTCGTGCGCGATGCACTCTCGGAAGCCGATCTGGATCTGCGCTTCAACACGCAGGAAGGCACAGAGCAGACTGCCAGCAAGCCGGCCAGCGCCGCCATGCAATCCAATGTCGATATTGAAGGCAAGCTGCACAAAGAGGCGCTGCGCGGCCATCTGGCTACCAGTGGCTTTTTGCCGATTGCCAGCCTCAAGGAAAGCAACGACACGGTGCGTTCCAAAGGCTGGGTGGAATATGGCGGCCTGCGCGCCGACTTCGATGGGCAGGTGGCCGATGCGCTGGGTGAGCAATCCATCAAGGGCACGCTGACGGTAAAAGGTCCATCGCTGAGCCTGTTTGGCAATCTGGTCAGCACGGTATTGCCCACCACGGCGCCGTTTACCCTGACCACCAGATTGCAAAAGGAAGGTGGCTTGTGGCTGGCCGATGTCACCTCAGCCCATATCGGCAGCAGTGATCTCACGGGCAAATTCAAATATGACTTGCGGCCGACCACACCATTACTCACCGGTGATATTCGCGGCAAGCGCTTTGTGCTGGCTGACCTGGGGCCGGCCTTTGGTACCGCCACTGAAGCAGAAGCTGGCGACAATGCGCCCCGCACCCGCGCCATTCCGGATAAGCCCTTGAACCTGCCCGCGCTGAACAAGATGGATGCCCGCATCAGCATCCTGATGGATTACGTGGACCTGGGCTCGGCTTTCCAGCGGCCGATTGCCCCGCTGAAAGCCACCCTGCAACTGGAAAAAGGCAAGCTGGGCCTGGCCGATATAGACGCCAACACGGCGGATGGCAGCCTGTCCGGCATGATCTCGGTCGACGCCAGCAAACTGAATGGCCTGGAAGCGGATGTGAAGAAGCTACCGCCCGAGGCGATTCCGGTCTGGCGCGCTGAGCTCGCCTGGAAAAACATTGATCTCTACAAATGGCTGAAAATCTCGCAAACCCAGCGCGAAAACGCCAAAAAAGAAAACAAGCCCGAACCACAGCCTTATCTCACCGGCCGCTTAAACGGCAATGCCAAACTGGATGGCAAAGGCCAAACCACCGCCGAGCTGCTGGGTTCGCTGGACGGCAATGTCTTCATGGCCGTGCGCGATGGCTCGGTCTCGCACCTGATCGTGGAGGCACTCGGTCTGGATATTGCCCAGGCGCTGGGCGTGATGATCCAGGGCGACAGCCCAGTGCCCCTGCAATGCGCCGTGATCGACATGCAGGCAACGCACGGCATACTCAGCCCCCGCGTCGGCTTGATGGATACCCCGGTGACCCGGGTATTGACCGATGGCCATATCGACATGGGCAAAGAGCAGCTGGACCTGCGTTTGGTAGCCAAGCCAAAGAACGTATCGCCACTGACCGTGCGCTCGCCCATACATGTACAAGGCAGCTTTTTGCAGCCCGAGGTGTCTATCGAAAAAACTCCGATCGCCCTGCGCGTGATTGGTGGCATTGCCCTGGGGCTGATCAATCCACTGGCAGCCATTCTGCCATTTGTCGACCCGGGCAATGGCAAACAGGCCAGCTGCGCCGAGGTCTTGCAGCAGCTCAAGCAGGAAGCTACGCCAGCTAAAACCCAGCATTAA
- a CDS encoding MFS transporter — protein MPLAIYALTIGSFGIGITEFVIMGLLPEVGRDMGVTLSQAGYLVSGYALGVMIGAPLMIGVTGHMARKHVLLWLMVIFTIGNLACAMAPEYWSLLLARVVTSFAHGAFFGIGSVVATSLVPREKQASAIALMFTGLTLANVLGVPLGTWVGQLYGWRTTFALVTVVGVLAVMTIGLLLPRDSRHSTAPSFANELRVLRQRQVMLGLGMTVFGFGGLFVVFTYIAPVLTSLAGFPGQAVSPILLVFGVGLVLGNWAGGKAADQRLMPTLIGTIALLMLCLLGFGWAMQSQVMTIIAVGLLGVVSFATVPAMQMRVLEKASAAPNLAAALNIGAFNLGNAIGAWLGGLVIDYGNGLPGLHYAGALMALVGLLLAVYSAALDRRSSPLLAKE, from the coding sequence ATGCCTTTAGCTATTTATGCCCTCACTATTGGGTCTTTCGGAATAGGCATTACCGAATTCGTGATCATGGGCTTATTGCCTGAGGTCGGGCGCGACATGGGAGTAACGTTATCGCAGGCGGGCTATCTGGTCAGCGGCTACGCGCTAGGCGTAATGATCGGTGCCCCTTTGATGATAGGCGTTACTGGCCACATGGCACGCAAACACGTATTACTGTGGCTGATGGTGATTTTTACCATTGGCAACCTGGCCTGTGCCATGGCACCAGAATATTGGAGTCTGCTATTGGCGCGTGTCGTTACCTCCTTCGCGCATGGGGCTTTCTTCGGCATAGGCTCCGTGGTGGCCACCAGTCTGGTGCCGCGTGAAAAGCAGGCTTCAGCCATTGCCCTGATGTTTACTGGACTCACCCTCGCGAATGTGCTTGGCGTGCCACTGGGCACTTGGGTGGGACAGCTCTATGGTTGGCGCACAACCTTTGCGCTGGTCACGGTCGTGGGCGTGCTGGCCGTGATGACGATAGGCCTGCTATTACCGCGAGATTCCCGCCACAGCACTGCCCCAAGCTTTGCCAATGAGTTGCGCGTGCTCAGGCAACGCCAGGTGATGCTCGGCCTGGGCATGACAGTCTTCGGCTTTGGCGGCCTGTTTGTTGTTTTTACCTATATCGCCCCTGTTCTTACCAGCCTGGCAGGGTTTCCCGGGCAGGCGGTCTCTCCCATTTTGCTGGTATTTGGCGTGGGGCTGGTACTAGGTAACTGGGCGGGCGGTAAAGCCGCTGATCAACGGCTGATGCCGACATTAATCGGCACTATTGCCTTGTTGATGTTGTGCTTGCTGGGGTTTGGATGGGCCATGCAATCTCAGGTGATGACCATAATCGCCGTCGGATTGCTAGGGGTGGTGTCGTTCGCGACCGTTCCCGCCATGCAGATGCGCGTGCTTGAAAAGGCAAGTGCTGCGCCTAATCTGGCCGCCGCCCTTAATATTGGTGCCTTTAACCTGGGAAATGCGATCGGTGCCTGGCTGGGCGGCTTGGTGATTGACTATGGTAATGGCTTGCCGGGACTGCATTATGCCGGTGCGCTGATGGCGCTGGTGGGGTTGCTGCTCGCAGTCTATAGCGCGGCACTGGACAGGCGCTCATCGCCGCTGCTGGCAAAAGAGTAG
- a CDS encoding ATP-binding cassette domain-containing protein, translating into MPYITLDQASLAYGHYPLLDHADFQLDPGERVGLIGRNGAGKSSLLKVIAGDSKLDDGTLWRAPNARVAYVPQEPVLEPTHTVFEAVAEGLGDLQKILLEYHQVSHSMGNPDADLDQLMARMQVLQHELDARQGWQSQSKVDAALSRLELDPDALISTLSGGWRKRVALGRALVAEPEVLLLDEPTNHLDFAAIEWLEELLLGFQGSVLFITHDRRFLDRLATRIVELDRGHLTDFIGNYTQYLVKKEELLAVEATHAAKFDKVLAQEEAWIRQGIKARRTRNEGRVRRLEQLRLERAARRERQGNVKLTLDSGERSGKLVAELEHVNKAYGDKVLVKDFSTRILRGDRIGLLGPNGAGKSTLLKMILGELEPDSGTIQRGTNLNVAYFDQMREQLDEEATLADTISPGSEFVQIGNERKHVISYLEDFLFPPQRSRSPVKSHSGGERNRLLLARLFARPANVLVLDEPTNDLDIDTLELLENLLQEFEGTLFLVSHDRAFLENTVTQVIAFEGHGVLDEFGGGYDDWYRYKQQQAANLAAEKTRAASAPAAAKPAAAKPAANRLSFKENRELEELPGRIEQLEQEQAEINVSLASPDLYRENPEQVKTLQARLDELASAIDAAMQRWEELESKR; encoded by the coding sequence ATGCCTTATATAACGCTCGACCAAGCCAGCCTGGCTTATGGACATTACCCTCTTCTTGATCACGCCGATTTTCAGCTGGACCCCGGTGAACGTGTCGGCCTGATTGGCCGCAACGGGGCTGGCAAATCCAGCCTGCTGAAAGTCATTGCTGGCGACAGCAAACTGGACGACGGCACCCTGTGGCGCGCGCCCAATGCGCGCGTGGCCTATGTGCCGCAGGAACCAGTACTGGAGCCGACCCACACCGTGTTTGAAGCCGTGGCCGAAGGCCTGGGCGACCTGCAGAAAATTCTGCTGGAATACCACCAGGTATCGCACAGCATGGGCAACCCCGATGCTGACCTTGATCAGCTGATGGCCCGCATGCAAGTCTTGCAGCACGAACTCGATGCCCGTCAGGGCTGGCAGTCGCAGAGCAAGGTAGATGCAGCGCTGAGCCGTCTGGAATTAGACCCCGATGCCTTGATCTCCACCCTCTCCGGCGGCTGGCGCAAGCGCGTGGCCCTGGGCCGCGCCCTGGTCGCGGAGCCGGAAGTGCTGCTGCTGGATGAACCGACCAACCACCTGGATTTTGCCGCGATTGAGTGGCTGGAAGAGCTGTTGCTCGGCTTTCAGGGCAGCGTGTTGTTCATTACCCACGATCGCCGCTTCCTGGATCGGCTGGCGACGCGCATTGTGGAGCTGGACCGCGGCCATCTCACGGATTTTATTGGCAACTACACCCAGTATCTGGTGAAAAAGGAAGAGCTGCTGGCGGTAGAAGCCACGCATGCTGCCAAGTTTGACAAGGTATTGGCGCAGGAAGAAGCCTGGATACGCCAGGGCATCAAGGCGCGCCGTACCCGCAATGAAGGTCGCGTGCGACGTCTGGAACAGCTGCGTCTGGAGCGGGCTGCGCGCCGCGAGCGCCAGGGCAACGTCAAGCTGACGCTGGATAGTGGTGAACGCTCGGGCAAGCTGGTGGCCGAGCTGGAGCATGTGAACAAAGCCTATGGCGACAAGGTGCTGGTCAAGGATTTCAGCACGCGCATTCTGCGGGGCGACCGCATCGGCCTGTTGGGCCCGAATGGCGCGGGTAAATCCACCCTGCTCAAGATGATACTGGGCGAGCTGGAACCCGATAGCGGCACCATACAGCGCGGCACCAATCTCAACGTGGCGTATTTTGACCAGATGCGCGAGCAGCTGGATGAGGAAGCCACGCTGGCCGACACCATCAGCCCCGGCTCCGAATTCGTGCAGATCGGCAATGAGCGCAAGCATGTCATCAGTTATCTGGAAGACTTTCTGTTCCCGCCGCAGCGCTCGCGCTCGCCGGTGAAATCGCACTCCGGTGGCGAGCGCAACCGCCTGTTGCTGGCGCGCCTGTTTGCGCGCCCGGCCAATGTGCTGGTGCTGGACGAACCCACCAACGATCTGGATATCGACACCCTGGAGTTGTTGGAAAACCTGCTGCAGGAGTTTGAAGGCACGCTGTTTCTGGTCAGCCACGATAGAGCCTTCCTGGAAAACACTGTCACCCAGGTGATTGCGTTTGAAGGCCATGGCGTACTGGATGAGTTTGGCGGCGGCTATGACGACTGGTATCGCTACAAGCAACAGCAGGCAGCCAACCTGGCTGCCGAGAAAACCCGGGCTGCCAGCGCACCAGCCGCTGCAAAACCTGCCGCGGCCAAACCGGCGGCCAATCGCCTGAGCTTCAAGGAAAACCGCGAACTGGAAGAGCTGCCCGGCCGTATTGAGCAGCTGGAACAGGAACAGGCCGAGATCAATGTATCGCTCGCCAGCCCGGACCTTTACCGCGAAAACCCCGAGCAGGTCAAAACCCTGCAAGCGCGGCTGGATGAGCTGGCTTCAGCCATCGATGCCGCCATGCAGCGCTGGGAAGAGCTGGAAAGCAAGCGTTAA
- a CDS encoding LysR family transcriptional regulator, producing MNVNRWKEMLVFAQVVQSGSFSAAARQLDLTPSAVAKLIARLEQRVAIRLLNRTTRQLHPTPEGQLFHESCLKLLADMEEAENRIAPQNDAPRGHLRVNASLSFGHHVLIPALPAFFKCYPEVTIDLTLTDTLIDLLEERTDIAIRHGALKDSGLVARKLGDSRHLLVATPAYLARHGTPQTPSDLVRHNCLDFNFSHSLSEWRFRLPDGSQQSVAVRGNLQANNGETLLQMALADMGISRMSYFHVAEALRVGRLVEILAGCHVADSKPLHAIYHSRCHIPARIRLFVDFLAEQLHGKL from the coding sequence ATGAATGTTAATCGCTGGAAAGAAATGCTGGTGTTTGCCCAAGTCGTACAGTCGGGCAGTTTTTCTGCCGCCGCGCGCCAACTGGATTTGACGCCCTCAGCTGTCGCCAAACTGATCGCGCGGCTAGAGCAACGTGTCGCTATCCGCCTGCTCAACCGCACGACGCGGCAACTACACCCGACACCAGAGGGTCAGCTGTTTCATGAGAGCTGCTTAAAGCTGCTGGCCGACATGGAAGAAGCCGAGAACCGTATCGCCCCACAAAACGATGCACCCCGCGGCCATCTTCGGGTAAATGCCTCACTCTCATTCGGTCATCATGTGCTGATCCCCGCCTTGCCTGCGTTTTTCAAATGTTACCCAGAAGTCACTATCGACCTCACCCTGACTGATACATTGATCGACTTGCTGGAAGAACGCACCGACATTGCCATCCGCCACGGCGCACTCAAGGATTCCGGGCTGGTAGCGCGCAAGTTGGGAGATAGTCGGCATTTGCTGGTAGCCACCCCGGCTTATCTTGCGCGCCATGGCACGCCGCAAACGCCTTCTGATCTCGTCCGCCATAACTGCCTCGATTTCAACTTTAGTCATAGTCTGAGTGAGTGGCGCTTTCGCCTGCCCGATGGCAGCCAGCAAAGCGTGGCTGTGCGCGGCAACCTCCAGGCCAATAATGGCGAGACGTTGCTACAAATGGCACTGGCAGATATGGGCATTAGCCGCATGAGTTATTTCCATGTGGCCGAAGCCCTGCGTGTCGGCCGCCTGGTTGAAATTCTTGCTGGTTGCCATGTAGCTGACAGCAAACCATTGCATGCCATCTATCACAGCCGTTGCCATATCCCGGCCCGCATCCGCCTGTTTGTCGATTTTTTAGCCGAGCAACTGCACGGCAAGCTGTAA
- a CDS encoding sensor histidine kinase, producing the protein MSHTRPDPDALLEKLQQEDARQQRGRLKIFFGSCAGVGKTFAMLTAAHARMQEGEDVLVGVIETHGRRDTESRLQGLPQLPLKSLSYRDKTLHEFDLDGALARRPGLLLVDELAHSNAEGSRHRKRWQDVEELCSAGIDVYTTLNVQHLESLNDVVGQITGIRVSETVPDKVFDLADEVTLVDLPPEELLQRLQEGKVYMSQQAERARRHFFRKGNLIALREMALRRTADRVDAQMREYRTDQSIQHVWQTHERILVGLGPGPEAEQLVRTAARLAISMKAEWLAAYVETPALQKLGHAERQAILDNLRLAQTLGAATTATLSGDEVSTVLLDYARSRNVSRLVVGKPRRPLLMRLFVPSVTDQLAKEATDIDLHVVVRQPKPRHKPAPQHSLQMAANAHLSGLKKRGYLWALAISAATSVIAGMLLQYFELSNVIMLYLLGVMLISIRYGRGPGILASILSVSAFDFFFVPPKLSFTVSDTQYLLTFGIMLSVALVISNLTSSLRYQAVIANYRERRSLALYEIGKELASTMTTQHIVEVSVHHIASLFQSRAAILLPDADDKLRAPEADAGHGHTLADVDLGIAQWTFDHQEHAGLGTNTLPSSPVLYVPLKAPMRTRGVLAIVPENQAAIFLPEQRQLLDTFAAQIALALERKHYVEVARDALISMESERLRNSLLSAISHDLRTPLTSLLGIADQLRQAPDMPSERHAQLETLYDQAFRMQQLVVNLLDMARLQAGSVQLNSQWQVLEEVLGSALRAMQPVSQQHRIEVTLPPELPLLQFDAVLLERVFCNLLDNACKYSPPNTTIRISAQQHPGEVWVTVADEGWGLPAGMETQIFQKFTRGKVESPQPGVGLGLSICKAIIQAHGGALWAEAQQPHGTRFIFSLPLGEPPAPPLAEETPA; encoded by the coding sequence ATGAGCCATACGCGCCCTGACCCCGATGCGCTGCTGGAAAAACTGCAGCAGGAAGATGCCCGCCAGCAACGCGGCAGGCTCAAGATTTTCTTCGGCAGCTGCGCCGGTGTAGGCAAGACCTTCGCCATGCTGACCGCCGCCCATGCCCGCATGCAGGAAGGCGAGGATGTGCTGGTGGGTGTGATCGAAACCCACGGCCGCCGCGACACCGAATCACGCCTGCAAGGCTTGCCGCAACTGCCGCTCAAAAGCCTGAGCTATCGGGATAAAACCCTGCACGAGTTTGATCTGGATGGCGCACTGGCACGCCGCCCCGGTCTGCTGCTGGTGGATGAGCTGGCGCATTCCAACGCCGAGGGCTCCCGCCACCGCAAACGCTGGCAGGATGTGGAAGAACTTTGCTCGGCGGGCATCGACGTCTACACCACGCTCAATGTGCAGCACCTGGAAAGCCTGAATGATGTGGTGGGCCAGATTACCGGCATCCGGGTATCAGAAACGGTGCCGGACAAGGTGTTTGACCTCGCCGATGAGGTGACGCTGGTCGACCTGCCGCCGGAAGAGCTGCTGCAGCGCCTGCAGGAAGGCAAGGTCTATATGTCGCAGCAGGCCGAGCGTGCGCGGCGCCACTTTTTCCGCAAGGGCAACCTGATCGCCCTGCGCGAGATGGCATTGCGCCGCACCGCAGACCGTGTGGATGCGCAGATGCGCGAATATCGTACTGACCAGAGCATCCAGCACGTCTGGCAAACCCATGAGCGCATATTGGTGGGCCTGGGGCCGGGCCCGGAGGCCGAGCAACTGGTGAGAACCGCCGCCCGTCTTGCCATCAGCATGAAAGCCGAATGGCTGGCCGCCTATGTGGAAACGCCCGCCCTGCAAAAGCTCGGGCACGCCGAGCGTCAGGCCATTCTGGACAACCTGCGGCTTGCGCAAACACTGGGCGCGGCTACCACCGCCACCCTGAGCGGCGATGAGGTCAGCACCGTGCTGCTGGACTATGCGCGCAGCCGCAATGTCTCGCGCCTGGTGGTAGGCAAGCCAAGGCGGCCTTTGCTGATGCGCCTGTTTGTCCCCAGCGTGACCGATCAACTGGCGAAGGAAGCCACCGATATTGACTTGCATGTGGTGGTACGCCAGCCCAAGCCACGGCACAAGCCAGCACCGCAGCACAGCCTGCAAATGGCAGCCAATGCCCATTTATCCGGCCTGAAAAAACGTGGCTACCTGTGGGCGCTGGCCATCAGTGCCGCCACCTCGGTCATCGCGGGCATGCTGCTGCAATACTTCGAGCTATCAAATGTCATCATGCTCTACCTCCTGGGCGTCATGCTGATCTCGATACGCTATGGACGCGGCCCCGGCATCCTGGCGTCGATCCTCAGCGTATCGGCGTTTGATTTCTTTTTTGTGCCGCCCAAGCTGTCGTTTACCGTCTCCGACACGCAATACCTGCTGACCTTTGGCATCATGCTGTCGGTGGCGCTGGTCATCAGCAACCTCACCTCCAGTCTGCGTTATCAGGCCGTGATCGCCAATTACCGCGAACGCCGCAGCCTGGCCTTGTACGAGATTGGCAAGGAGCTAGCCTCCACCATGACCACGCAGCATATTGTCGAGGTCAGCGTGCACCATATCGCCAGCCTGTTTCAGAGCCGCGCTGCCATTCTGCTGCCGGATGCCGATGACAAGCTGCGGGCACCGGAAGCGGATGCCGGGCATGGGCATACCCTGGCCGATGTGGATCTCGGCATCGCGCAATGGACCTTTGATCATCAGGAACACGCTGGTCTGGGCACCAATACCCTGCCCTCCAGCCCGGTGCTGTATGTGCCGCTCAAGGCGCCGATGCGCACCCGCGGCGTGCTGGCCATCGTCCCGGAAAACCAGGCGGCCATCTTTTTGCCGGAACAACGCCAGCTGCTGGATACCTTTGCCGCGCAGATTGCCCTGGCGCTGGAGCGCAAGCATTACGTCGAAGTGGCGCGCGATGCGCTGATTTCCATGGAGTCGGAACGCTTGCGCAATTCGCTGTTGAGTGCAATTTCCCATGACCTGCGCACGCCGCTGACCTCGTTGCTCGGCATCGCCGACCAGCTGCGCCAGGCCCCGGACATGCCCTCTGAGCGGCATGCCCAGCTGGAGACCCTGTACGACCAGGCGTTTCGCATGCAGCAACTGGTGGTGAATCTGCTGGACATGGCACGCCTGCAGGCTGGCAGTGTGCAACTCAACAGCCAGTGGCAGGTATTGGAGGAGGTGCTGGGCAGCGCCCTGCGCGCGATGCAACCAGTCAGCCAGCAGCACCGTATTGAAGTCACGCTACCGCCCGAGCTGCCCCTGCTGCAGTTTGATGCGGTACTGCTGGAACGCGTGTTCTGCAACCTGCTGGACAATGCCTGCAAATACAGTCCGCCGAATACCACCATACGCATTTCTGCCCAGCAGCATCCAGGTGAGGTGTGGGTCACCGTGGCCGATGAAGGCTGGGGCCTGCCAGCCGGGATGGAAACCCAGATATTCCAGAAATTTACCCGCGGCAAAGTCGAGTCGCCGCAACCTGGTGTCGGCCTGGGGCTTTCCATCTGCAAGGCTATCATTCAGGCGCATGGCGGCGCGCTATGGGCAGAAGCGCAACAGCCGCATGGCACACGGTTCATTTTTTCCTTACCATTGGGCGAACCACCCGCACCCCCACTCGCCGAGGAAACACCCGCATGA